A portion of the Corynebacterium ammoniagenes DSM 20306 genome contains these proteins:
- a CDS encoding helix-turn-helix domain-containing protein, translating to MHENQWDELIEKALNDMPLLVEDFIHEFNEVGLYGESVIPESELRSTAHEVLTLILKATTSNQTQPGLKDHAEQFGNRRARQDIDLPQLVDAIHLDFKVIWNYLKMASGEESLPVLIEHVEKLNYVVTEYAFYVRTSFQREEARSAQDFRIANSRYLDRLFSSDSLGERGLNEISHILEVDASIECEVVVFHPSVADEVHSRLEPATASGKVFCQSFGTSYVAFWRTKSTEIERQIEKLAHFPGIRFETVVGLAEVRGAVRSSPQLFNSFGRPTGIEPIKNAMWAVARDALTSVYGRQIHEISDYLHELRRAKDPILDTVRAYLETGSIKQTAQLSFCHRNTVINRIKQFSSRSGLDITVPNQASLVVVALSSPS from the coding sequence ATGCACGAAAATCAATGGGACGAGCTTATTGAGAAGGCTTTAAATGACATGCCACTTCTCGTAGAAGACTTCATTCACGAATTCAATGAGGTCGGTCTTTACGGCGAGTCAGTAATACCCGAAAGCGAGCTTCGCTCAACCGCCCATGAAGTACTCACCCTGATACTAAAAGCGACAACTTCGAACCAAACGCAGCCGGGCCTTAAAGACCATGCGGAACAGTTCGGCAATCGCCGTGCACGACAAGACATCGACCTTCCCCAATTGGTTGACGCAATCCACTTGGATTTTAAGGTTATTTGGAATTACCTGAAGATGGCGTCGGGAGAAGAATCGCTTCCTGTACTGATTGAGCACGTAGAAAAACTCAATTATGTGGTCACCGAGTATGCCTTTTACGTCCGCACGTCATTCCAGCGGGAAGAAGCACGCAGCGCCCAGGATTTTCGTATTGCTAACTCGCGCTATCTAGATCGTCTTTTTTCATCCGACTCCTTAGGAGAACGAGGACTTAACGAAATTTCACATATCCTGGAAGTTGACGCATCCATCGAATGCGAAGTAGTTGTCTTCCATCCATCCGTTGCGGACGAAGTTCATTCGAGACTAGAACCTGCAACAGCGTCAGGAAAGGTATTCTGCCAAAGTTTCGGGACCAGCTACGTAGCATTTTGGCGGACCAAATCAACCGAAATTGAACGCCAGATCGAAAAGCTAGCGCACTTCCCCGGCATTCGCTTTGAAACCGTTGTTGGGCTTGCGGAGGTTAGAGGTGCGGTGCGTTCTTCCCCACAATTGTTCAATTCGTTCGGCCGTCCCACGGGGATAGAACCTATCAAAAACGCAATGTGGGCTGTTGCGCGCGATGCCCTGACATCCGTATATGGCCGACAGATTCATGAAATATCCGACTACCTCCATGAGCTTAGACGTGCCAAAGACCCCATCCTCGATACGGTACGGGCTTACCTTGAAACTGGCTCAATCAAACAGACTGCCCAACTTTCCTTCTGCCATCGCAACACAGTAATTAACCGAATTAAGCAATTCTCTTCCCGCTCCGGTTTGGATATAACAGTGCCAAACCAAGCTTCATTAGTAGTTGTGGCGCTATCGTCCCCGAGCTAA
- a CDS encoding amidohydrolase, producing MRSSLNQSPITLIENARFLTQDPQNPVADAVVIVEGKIIALDESAGRFQNVEKIDAEGAIVVPGFNDVHAHSVWFGQTLLEIDLSQSKTPGAVYEALAGALKHEGSEQLGAKPQWLIASGFNPNLLEGAELEINKLDRSTGGRPLLIKHNSGHAYTVNSKALEIAGVDPRDPVEIEGGEIVTDQDGLATGLLDENAMRIIQDILQPEASSELVQALERATQHYVTEGLTSVTDAGVAGGWIGHSPREISAYQAAEIPTRMQLMPTIDVLHNLSGHTSEEPGYGIDTGLRTGFGDDKLQIGPTKIFTDGSLLGTTAAMSEDYQCCSHHGYFQGDVEEMRGQALRAASLGWSLALHAIGDAAVEFSIGVIMEAIDSFGAPSMPHRIEHGGVVQDDQIKRMADYGIILVPQPRFIREFGDSMAEKIGVERTNLSYPAKRLLDAGMILPGSSDRPVANGAPLKVMEAFVNRETETGELYGTSERITAAEALYAYTAGSAYVTGWGGKKGQIKPGQLADLAFLEDNPLEVASTSIGSIEVVGTMVGGEMVHGKF from the coding sequence ATGCGATCATCCCTAAATCAATCACCAATTACGCTTATAGAAAACGCGCGATTCCTGACTCAGGATCCGCAGAACCCTGTTGCGGACGCGGTCGTAATTGTCGAAGGAAAAATAATTGCATTAGACGAATCTGCAGGTCGATTTCAAAATGTCGAGAAAATTGACGCGGAGGGCGCAATAGTTGTCCCTGGGTTCAACGATGTTCACGCGCACAGTGTGTGGTTTGGACAGACTCTCCTTGAAATTGACTTAAGTCAATCCAAAACTCCCGGAGCTGTGTATGAGGCACTAGCAGGTGCACTTAAACATGAGGGTTCTGAGCAGCTGGGAGCAAAACCCCAATGGTTAATCGCATCGGGCTTTAATCCCAATTTGCTTGAAGGCGCAGAACTCGAAATTAACAAATTAGATCGTTCAACTGGTGGCCGTCCCCTGTTGATTAAACACAACTCCGGGCACGCTTACACGGTCAATAGCAAAGCTCTCGAAATTGCTGGTGTTGACCCGCGCGACCCAGTTGAGATTGAAGGAGGTGAGATAGTCACAGACCAAGATGGACTTGCGACCGGTCTATTAGATGAAAATGCGATGCGCATTATTCAAGACATTCTCCAACCAGAAGCGAGTTCTGAGCTGGTGCAGGCTCTAGAAAGAGCGACTCAGCATTATGTGACGGAAGGGCTGACTTCGGTTACCGATGCCGGAGTAGCTGGAGGCTGGATTGGTCACTCTCCACGTGAAATATCAGCGTATCAAGCTGCCGAAATACCAACGCGTATGCAGCTGATGCCCACGATCGACGTACTCCACAATCTTTCAGGTCACACTAGCGAAGAGCCTGGCTACGGGATTGACACGGGATTGCGAACTGGTTTTGGTGACGACAAGCTGCAGATTGGGCCCACGAAAATTTTCACTGATGGCTCGCTATTGGGAACGACAGCAGCTATGTCCGAGGACTATCAGTGCTGCTCCCATCATGGATACTTTCAGGGTGACGTCGAAGAAATGAGAGGTCAAGCTCTCAGAGCCGCGTCTTTAGGGTGGTCTTTGGCCTTGCACGCTATTGGTGATGCTGCCGTGGAGTTTTCGATAGGCGTCATAATGGAAGCAATAGATTCTTTCGGGGCACCGTCTATGCCGCACCGCATCGAGCACGGTGGAGTGGTTCAAGATGATCAGATTAAGAGAATGGCGGATTACGGAATAATTCTGGTTCCGCAGCCACGGTTTATTCGCGAATTCGGGGATTCAATGGCTGAGAAAATCGGAGTTGAACGCACTAACTTGTCATATCCAGCCAAGAGGTTACTCGACGCAGGCATGATTCTACCAGGAAGTTCAGATCGTCCAGTGGCGAATGGAGCGCCGCTCAAAGTCATGGAAGCGTTCGTAAACCGTGAAACTGAAACTGGAGAACTCTACGGCACGAGTGAACGTATTACGGCTGCAGAAGCCCTGTATGCATACACAGCAGGGTCCGCTTATGTCACTGGGTGGGGTGGAAAGAAAGGTCAGATTAAACCTGGACAGCTTGCTGACCTCGCGTTTTTGGAGGATAACCCTCTCGAAGTTGCCAGCACATCAATTGGTTCAATCGAGGTCGTCGGCACCATGGTCGGCGGTGAAATGGTTCACGGGAAGTTCTGA
- a CDS encoding M20 family metallo-hydrolase, protein MSTDWNQRFLAHFDAMSENGATEGGGVERQAASEGDIANRKWFEALLQELGAKVSYDEIGNQYGVFEFDPELPFVGLGSHLDSQPLAGRYDGAYGVLAGAHAAARVVERIKQTGETPTRNIAVINWFNEEGSRFAPSMMGSSVFTEKLSLETALNTTDLSGTTVSEAIGRANWQPVQASPVISEYAEIHVEQGKELEHAGNQIGLVTATWGARKFQLTVKGEQGHTGSTLMSDRKDALFGASLVIASVRRFTDQFEPGQLQASVSQLTLEPNSPVTIAREVIFNVDLRSPESSVLRSAQDELQSIIESAESESKTEIQCDQTHHWDLNPYPRDGVELSREVVEKLGISYQEIFTVAGHDSTNMKDFVPTVMLFVPSKDGISHNEAEYTKPEDCLAGVEVFTEVAGRLIFS, encoded by the coding sequence ATGAGCACAGATTGGAACCAACGATTCCTCGCACACTTTGATGCGATGAGTGAAAACGGTGCAACCGAGGGCGGTGGTGTAGAACGTCAGGCTGCTAGCGAGGGTGACATAGCGAACCGCAAATGGTTTGAGGCCTTACTGCAGGAGCTTGGCGCAAAAGTTTCTTACGATGAAATCGGTAATCAGTATGGTGTATTCGAATTTGACCCTGAATTACCGTTTGTCGGTTTAGGATCTCACCTGGATTCACAACCGTTAGCTGGTCGATACGACGGCGCTTATGGTGTACTTGCTGGAGCCCATGCTGCAGCACGAGTCGTAGAACGAATTAAGCAAACCGGGGAGACTCCAACAAGAAATATTGCAGTTATCAACTGGTTCAATGAAGAAGGTTCGCGTTTTGCCCCTTCGATGATGGGTAGCTCCGTATTTACTGAAAAGTTGTCTCTTGAGACTGCTCTGAACACCACCGATTTATCAGGAACTACTGTCAGTGAAGCAATAGGCCGTGCTAATTGGCAACCAGTGCAGGCTTCTCCCGTAATTTCGGAATATGCTGAAATTCACGTTGAACAGGGGAAAGAGCTAGAACATGCGGGCAATCAGATTGGATTAGTAACTGCCACGTGGGGTGCGCGTAAATTCCAATTAACTGTGAAAGGCGAGCAAGGCCATACCGGGTCCACCTTGATGTCTGACCGCAAGGATGCGCTATTTGGCGCTTCTTTAGTTATTGCATCCGTACGCAGGTTTACCGATCAATTCGAACCGGGACAGCTGCAGGCTTCAGTCTCGCAGCTGACTCTTGAGCCAAATTCGCCGGTTACTATTGCCCGCGAAGTGATATTCAACGTTGATTTACGATCACCAGAGTCAAGCGTATTGCGCAGTGCGCAGGACGAATTGCAGTCCATTATTGAATCAGCAGAATCAGAATCTAAGACTGAAATACAATGCGATCAAACTCATCATTGGGATCTGAACCCGTATCCGCGAGACGGCGTTGAACTTAGCAGAGAAGTTGTGGAAAAGCTCGGAATTTCTTACCAAGAAATTTTCACCGTGGCAGGTCATGACTCCACGAACATGAAAGATTTCGTTCCCACTGTTATGTTATTCGTCCCGAGTAAGGATGGAATCTCGCACAACGAAGCGGAGTATACGAAGCCGGAAGATTGTCTCGCTGGTGTGGAAGTATTCACTGAAGTCGCAGGTAGATTGATTTTCTCTTAG
- a CDS encoding PucR family transcriptional regulator has translation MPSSATFSGVQTNELEDATEFIKQDSVVLTIAIAFKDREDELAKYLTHLAEAGAVAVGIGTGLIFPTVPQSVIDAAHELGIGLFEVPRPIAFISIVSAVHQELNRRNDIAQRRLLDAQETLTHTATRGSLTDLLHETAYLLDGELRIVNERGEVVMETSPPLGHKFFTSYDMTTHGERSHTLKAESEHPFSAEDRSLIRHCAGLADMLLARPVELRQARNELNSFALRLTLGLPDATSPSQTLPATLDFPRDKDGFTRPVIALAEDSRSLERAHNALDAQLETHGQFLYTAQFDKHSFVALFSGDADTKDIVAMFGNSMRVLRVAIGKRIASTELAFDHVQELLDRARPLPLGEYLSPHSQNMPWLNASAVRKALASRRRETINVLRTIDAESNSDLARTLTVYLRKGGQLNQTAEALNVHRHTVRNRVAHIEKVCEIDLSEPTVFAELLFAVVQESASGSD, from the coding sequence ATGCCTTCCTCCGCCACTTTTTCGGGCGTCCAAACCAATGAATTAGAAGATGCGACGGAGTTTATTAAGCAGGATTCCGTTGTCCTGACCATTGCCATTGCCTTTAAAGACCGTGAAGATGAGCTGGCCAAGTACCTGACGCACCTCGCCGAAGCCGGGGCAGTCGCGGTAGGTATCGGCACAGGTCTGATATTTCCAACCGTGCCCCAAAGCGTTATCGATGCCGCACACGAGCTAGGGATCGGCCTTTTCGAAGTTCCGCGCCCCATCGCTTTTATTTCGATCGTTTCTGCAGTCCACCAAGAACTAAACCGCCGCAATGACATCGCACAGCGTCGTCTTTTGGATGCCCAGGAAACGCTGACGCATACCGCAACCAGGGGAAGCCTTACGGACTTACTGCATGAAACGGCCTATCTCCTTGACGGTGAACTACGCATAGTCAACGAGCGCGGAGAGGTGGTGATGGAAACTTCCCCACCGCTGGGACATAAATTTTTCACCTCCTATGACATGACCACGCACGGCGAGCGTTCGCATACCCTCAAAGCCGAATCGGAACATCCATTTAGTGCTGAAGACCGCTCCCTAATCCGGCACTGCGCCGGCCTTGCGGATATGTTGTTAGCCCGCCCGGTGGAACTTCGACAAGCGCGCAATGAACTCAATTCCTTTGCCTTGCGTCTTACACTGGGGCTTCCCGACGCCACCTCCCCCTCCCAGACGCTTCCTGCAACATTGGATTTCCCGCGCGACAAGGATGGCTTTACTCGCCCGGTCATAGCGCTCGCGGAAGATTCACGAAGTTTAGAACGTGCGCATAATGCCTTAGATGCGCAACTAGAAACGCACGGGCAATTTCTCTACACAGCGCAATTCGATAAGCACAGCTTTGTTGCCTTATTCAGTGGGGATGCGGATACCAAGGACATTGTTGCCATGTTCGGGAACTCAATGCGTGTGCTCCGCGTGGCCATCGGCAAGCGAATTGCTTCGACGGAGCTTGCATTTGACCACGTCCAAGAACTCTTAGATCGTGCTCGCCCCTTACCGTTGGGTGAATACTTGTCTCCTCACAGTCAGAACATGCCGTGGCTTAATGCATCGGCTGTGCGGAAAGCTTTGGCGAGCCGGCGGCGCGAAACAATCAATGTTCTTCGCACCATTGATGCCGAGAGCAATAGCGATTTAGCCAGAACCCTTACCGTGTATCTGCGTAAAGGCGGGCAACTTAATCAAACAGCCGAGGCATTAAATGTGCACCGCCACACGGTGCGAAACCGTGTGGCGCACATTGAGAAAGTGTGCGAAATCGATCTTTCTGAACCTACAGTTTTTGCAGAACTTCTTTTCGCGGTAGTTCAAGAGTCCGCCTCTGGATCGGACTAA
- the gabT gene encoding 4-aminobutyrate--2-oxoglutarate transaminase, with the protein MKDFDYHLPQERRVVTDGFGEKSAALNSRREAAVARALTPGLPGYVVAADGGVLVDADDNSYIDFASGIAVTSVGASNKRVTDAIAKAAAEFTHSCFMVSPYQSYVEVCEKLNQLTPGDHDKKSVLLNSGAEAVENAVKIARKYTGKNAVAVFDHGYHGRTNLTMSMTAKNKPYKTGFGSLAADVHRVPMSYPARDGLKGEEAAARAIKVLDQQVGAENLACVVIEPVQGEGGFIVPAQGFLPAIAQWCRDSDVVFIADEIQSGFGRTGQWFASEDEQVVPDIVTTAKGIAAGMPLSGVTGRAEIMDSPIPGSLGGTYGGNPVACAAALAAIEEFEVHDLPGRAREIEAIIREYLEPLTESEAVVDVRGRGAMMAIELINGEVTAEIAAACKKQGLLILTCGIDGNVVRLLPALTIPEHLLREGLDILTTEINTALS; encoded by the coding sequence ATGAAGGACTTCGATTACCATCTGCCGCAAGAACGTCGCGTCGTTACTGATGGTTTTGGGGAAAAGAGCGCGGCTCTCAACTCGCGCCGGGAGGCCGCAGTTGCTCGTGCATTAACCCCAGGTCTGCCTGGATATGTCGTTGCCGCGGACGGGGGAGTCTTAGTTGATGCAGACGATAACTCCTACATCGATTTCGCGTCCGGAATCGCCGTCACCTCTGTGGGTGCGTCGAATAAGCGAGTAACCGACGCTATCGCCAAGGCAGCAGCGGAGTTTACGCACTCGTGCTTTATGGTCTCTCCTTACCAGTCGTACGTGGAGGTGTGCGAAAAGCTCAACCAACTGACTCCCGGTGACCATGACAAGAAGTCTGTGCTTTTAAACTCCGGCGCTGAAGCAGTGGAAAATGCGGTGAAGATTGCTCGCAAGTACACCGGCAAGAATGCCGTGGCGGTCTTTGATCACGGCTACCATGGCCGGACCAATTTGACGATGTCAATGACTGCTAAGAACAAGCCGTACAAGACTGGCTTTGGCAGCCTTGCCGCTGACGTGCACCGAGTGCCAATGTCTTACCCCGCTCGTGACGGACTTAAGGGTGAGGAAGCCGCAGCTCGTGCGATCAAGGTTTTGGACCAGCAGGTAGGCGCAGAAAACTTGGCTTGTGTTGTTATTGAGCCAGTGCAAGGCGAAGGCGGATTCATCGTCCCAGCCCAGGGGTTCCTTCCCGCAATTGCGCAGTGGTGCCGCGACAGCGATGTCGTGTTTATCGCGGATGAAATTCAATCCGGCTTTGGACGCACCGGCCAATGGTTTGCCTCCGAGGATGAGCAAGTTGTCCCCGATATTGTCACCACCGCGAAGGGCATTGCTGCAGGTATGCCACTGTCAGGAGTAACTGGCCGCGCTGAGATTATGGACAGCCCCATCCCAGGCTCGCTTGGCGGCACTTATGGCGGCAATCCTGTCGCGTGTGCAGCGGCACTCGCTGCGATTGAAGAGTTCGAAGTCCACGACCTTCCAGGCCGCGCGCGGGAGATCGAGGCAATCATTCGTGAGTACCTGGAGCCATTGACCGAATCTGAGGCAGTGGTCGATGTGCGCGGACGCGGCGCGATGATGGCCATTGAACTTATCAATGGTGAGGTCACTGCAGAGATCGCTGCGGCCTGTAAGAAGCAGGGCCTGCTCATTTTGACCTGTGGTATCGACGGCAATGTGGTTCGTCTGTTGCCAGCATTGACCATTCCTGAGCACTTGTTGCGCGAGGGGCTGGACATCCTCACTACCGAAATAAACACCGCGTTGAGCTAA
- a CDS encoding thiamine pyrophosphate-binding protein: MSTRNGGDVVVETLQALGITDVFGIPGQHALGLFDALSRSPLHFYSSRVENNAAFAADGYTRATGKPAALFLSTGPGALTSLAGLQESYATGVPMIVISSQIPRAGLGARRKGMLHQLDEQKESVRNVTKYQATVQRAAAIPSTLDDAYRLAMTAPQGPVWVEIPQDILLEAQDFPTGIPAMAVDQPEAAPALVAQAAELINAQSTVIVAGGGVRRSGAGKLLAELAEKIDAPVVCTVGGNTAIPRNHPLAVHFIENRHVTDLLANAHTLLVLGSSLGEVTSNYYTLQPQGTIIQVDAEAKVLASNHPGLGIRADISTFLAQLLPAVEPASHGGATTAATVNAKVAERMDAAGLEHEQHVMDAIRQAVPDEMPTFWDMTIAAYWAWNTWDGKDGGFHSAQGAGGLGYGFPAAYGGALGVGTRTFAVSGDGSALYSTSELAAAVQHNVPVTWLIIDDGGYGILREYMNDAFGTATATELARPDFVKLAESFKVPATTATPENLQVVLSDALSAESGPNVVVLETRFKMWEPS, encoded by the coding sequence ATGAGTACGCGCAATGGCGGTGATGTGGTCGTTGAAACCCTGCAAGCGCTAGGTATTACGGATGTTTTTGGCATTCCTGGCCAACATGCGCTGGGGCTTTTCGATGCCCTCTCGCGCAGCCCCCTGCACTTTTATTCCAGCCGCGTGGAAAATAATGCGGCTTTTGCTGCCGATGGCTATACCCGCGCCACTGGCAAGCCTGCCGCACTTTTCCTGTCCACCGGGCCCGGCGCGCTGACCTCACTAGCTGGTTTGCAGGAATCATATGCCACGGGCGTGCCGATGATTGTGATTTCCTCGCAAATTCCCCGCGCGGGCCTGGGTGCGCGGCGCAAAGGTATGTTGCATCAGTTGGATGAGCAGAAAGAATCCGTGCGCAATGTCACCAAATACCAGGCAACGGTGCAGCGTGCGGCGGCAATCCCGAGCACGCTTGATGATGCTTATCGCTTAGCGATGACCGCACCTCAAGGCCCCGTCTGGGTAGAGATTCCCCAGGATATCCTCTTAGAAGCCCAAGACTTTCCCACTGGTATTCCGGCGATGGCCGTGGACCAACCGGAAGCTGCTCCTGCCCTGGTAGCCCAAGCTGCGGAGCTGATCAATGCCCAATCGACTGTCATCGTGGCCGGCGGTGGCGTGCGACGATCCGGTGCCGGAAAACTTCTAGCCGAGCTGGCGGAAAAGATTGATGCCCCGGTGGTGTGCACTGTCGGCGGCAATACCGCGATTCCGCGAAACCACCCGCTGGCCGTGCATTTTATTGAAAACCGCCACGTTACCGACCTATTAGCCAATGCCCATACGCTATTGGTCTTGGGAAGTTCTCTCGGTGAAGTGACCTCCAATTACTACACCTTGCAGCCACAAGGCACCATTATTCAAGTAGATGCGGAAGCCAAAGTCTTAGCCTCCAACCATCCTGGCCTTGGGATTCGTGCGGATATTTCCACCTTCCTCGCACAATTATTACCGGCTGTGGAGCCAGCGTCGCATGGCGGCGCGACGACTGCCGCCACCGTCAATGCCAAGGTTGCCGAGCGCATGGACGCTGCAGGCTTAGAACATGAACAGCACGTCATGGACGCTATTCGCCAGGCGGTCCCGGATGAGATGCCCACCTTTTGGGATATGACCATTGCTGCGTACTGGGCGTGGAATACGTGGGACGGAAAAGACGGCGGTTTCCACTCAGCCCAAGGCGCGGGCGGATTAGGCTACGGCTTTCCCGCAGCCTACGGCGGTGCGCTGGGCGTGGGCACACGCACCTTTGCGGTATCCGGCGATGGTTCCGCGCTGTATTCCACCTCGGAACTAGCGGCCGCGGTGCAGCATAATGTGCCCGTGACCTGGCTGATTATCGATGACGGCGGATACGGAATCTTGCGCGAATACATGAACGATGCCTTCGGCACCGCCACGGCCACCGAGTTAGCCCGCCCGGATTTTGTGAAACTCGCGGAGTCCTTCAAAGTGCCGGCAACCACGGCCACGCCAGAGAATCTGCAGGTAGTGCTCAGCGATGCACTCTCTGCAGAGTCTGGACCCAACGTCGTGGTGTTGGAAACCCGTTTCAAGATGTGGGAGCCGAGCTAG
- the speB gene encoding agmatinase — MLETPRVEEGGHVGPVNSALVPRYSGESTYALLPRLRDIETEDRSADIKVVGVPFDSGVSYRPGARFGSNHVRQSSRLLRPYNPATDTSPFAQTQVVDAGDMAINPFNINEAIEAIEQDALDLTEDGSSLMTIGGDHTIALPLLRAASARAKDPVALLHFDAHLDTWDTYFGADYTHGTPFRRAVEEGILDTEGICHVGTRGPLYGKKDLEDDRRFGFGIVTSSDVFRQGVDEIIDKLRDRVGKRPLYISVDIDVLDPAHAPGTGTPEAGGLTSRELLEIIRGLRGLNIVGADLVEVSPAYDHAEITGIAASHVAYDLITLMADLRANAASGK, encoded by the coding sequence ATGCTAGAGACTCCCCGTGTTGAAGAAGGCGGCCACGTCGGCCCCGTGAACTCTGCTCTGGTCCCGCGCTATAGCGGCGAATCCACCTATGCGCTTTTGCCGCGATTGCGCGATATTGAAACTGAAGACCGCTCCGCTGATATTAAGGTCGTGGGCGTGCCCTTTGACTCCGGAGTGTCGTACCGCCCCGGCGCGCGTTTTGGGTCCAATCATGTGCGGCAGTCGTCGCGTCTTTTGCGTCCTTATAATCCGGCGACGGATACCTCCCCGTTCGCGCAAACGCAGGTGGTTGATGCCGGCGATATGGCCATCAACCCTTTCAATATCAATGAAGCTATCGAGGCCATTGAACAAGATGCTTTGGATCTGACCGAGGATGGATCGTCCTTGATGACTATCGGCGGCGATCACACCATCGCACTGCCGCTGCTGCGTGCGGCGTCGGCACGGGCGAAAGACCCGGTTGCTTTGCTGCATTTCGATGCGCATCTCGATACCTGGGATACCTACTTCGGCGCGGACTACACCCACGGCACTCCGTTTCGTCGCGCTGTGGAAGAAGGCATCTTAGATACCGAAGGCATCTGCCACGTCGGTACTCGCGGTCCGCTGTATGGCAAGAAGGATTTAGAAGATGACCGCCGCTTTGGATTTGGCATTGTCACTTCCTCGGACGTATTTCGGCAGGGTGTGGATGAAATCATCGACAAGCTGCGAGACCGTGTTGGCAAACGACCGCTGTATATTTCTGTGGACATCGACGTCCTCGACCCTGCGCATGCTCCCGGCACGGGTACGCCGGAAGCTGGTGGGCTGACTTCTCGTGAGCTGCTAGAAATCATTCGTGGCCTGCGTGGATTAAATATTGTCGGCGCGGATCTTGTGGAAGTCTCCCCTGCCTACGACCATGCGGAAATAACCGGTATCGCGGCATCGCACGTGGCTTATGACCTGATTACGCTCATGGCGGACCTGCGTGCCAACGCGGCGAGCGGCAAATAA
- a CDS encoding cupin domain-containing protein, which produces MVEFASAPRVDLGGAGIVERLITPPTQRDIQIIHMTVDGHGHGEEEPYTMNCTTESVHVITGSFVVRTSAEEFTLAAGDTLTFPGAEPHTWRNPTGEKAEVLWVLTGVS; this is translated from the coding sequence GTGGTGGAGTTCGCAAGCGCCCCTCGCGTCGATCTCGGTGGCGCAGGAATCGTCGAAAGGCTAATTACGCCACCCACGCAGCGCGATATCCAGATCATCCACATGACAGTCGATGGCCATGGACATGGCGAAGAAGAGCCTTACACGATGAACTGCACTACGGAGTCCGTACATGTCATAACGGGCAGCTTTGTGGTGCGGACTTCTGCAGAAGAATTCACTCTCGCAGCTGGAGACACTCTGACATTTCCCGGCGCAGAACCACACACTTGGCGCAACCCCACAGGCGAAAAGGCCGAAGTGTTATGGGTTCTCACTGGAGTGTCATAA
- a CDS encoding helix-turn-helix domain-containing protein: MKTLPIQPVPSDIALGRRLRALRERRHFTLEQVAERTGFSKGFISRVERDLTSPSVQSLVT; the protein is encoded by the coding sequence ATGAAGACTCTTCCTATTCAACCGGTTCCCAGCGATATCGCCTTGGGGCGCCGCTTGCGCGCACTGCGCGAACGGCGACACTTTACGCTGGAGCAAGTTGCCGAGCGCACAGGATTTTCCAAAGGATTCATCTCTCGCGTGGAACGCGACCTCACCAGCCCTTCCGTTCAATCTCTGGTCACTTGA